A window from Paucidesulfovibrio longus DSM 6739 encodes these proteins:
- a CDS encoding integrase core domain-containing protein: MTRYFHYYNEERRHSSLDKRTPADVYRGSFNVH, from the coding sequence CTGACACGGTATTTTCACTACTACAATGAGGAACGCAGACATTCGTCGTTGGACAAGAGGACTCCAGCGGATGTATACAGGGGCAGTTTCAATGTTCATTGA